In the genome of Raphanus sativus cultivar WK10039 chromosome 9, ASM80110v3, whole genome shotgun sequence, the window TTCGGACGTTTTACTGTTTTTGTTCCTACCGGTTAAGCGTTTCCTTTTTTTCAGTAAGAATAGTTTTGTACTTTCAGCCCCGGTTATTTCTTAACCGTTTTCGGTTACTCAATAACCGGCGGTTATCGCCTATTCAGATGCGTCTCATTAGGGGGTAGTTTAGGACTTTCCGCTCCAGTTACTTTTTAACCGTTATCGGTTACGCAATAACCGGTGGTTATCGCCTACTTGGATCAGGTATTATTTAAAAGAGCTTGCACCCCTCCTCTTTTTACTCCCAATGCCCCTGCGCTTTATCATTGCCGTCCCCTGCGTCGAGGGTAGAAACGACCTTCGATACCCATTTTCCTTTAAACCGTTTCTTCGGTTCCCTACATTCCGATTAGATAACCAGATCAAATAATCATGCCATTGTTCTCCTGTCTGAAACTGCGTCGTTTTGCTCTTTCGAGACGGGTTCCATTTCGAGCCTGCGTCTTTTCTCTCAAACCGttttgttggtttggttttagacCACTTCAACCTCTATCTCATCCGGTATACCATGATTTATTCCCTGGAACCAAATGACAACACAGTTAGGGGTCCAATCCCTAAATTCAAACTATTCGACCTCCGCTCAACCCACGTGACTCAAACCTGAATCCTCTAACGTAGTATCTTATTTCATATTGACGATTAATTGTCACCGGCGCACTCATATTATGATTGCTATTTACAGTGACCAATTCATCTCAGCCTTCGGATCCCATGATCTCAACATTTCATCATATGAACAAAATCCTTCTTTTGACTAATACATAAATTTGTTCATAGATAAGAACGCAACCCCTGATCCGAATacgtaatgttttttttttcaaacatgaAAGCATCTGTTATACAAtccatatttttgtatattccTGATCATGCTAACTGATGTCGTTTTTCATGgattgttataaaatattaacagATTTTACATATGTATTTATTTACACAGCTAATCAGTTACagattatgttaaaaaaatctataattattATAATGCTAACAATATGTGCTTTTTTATTTTCGTTTACATTTTTCTACAATCAAAATAGTTATTCAGTCGTGTAACAACtgtttttttagtatttagatTATACTATCTCTATAATACATTTACGGTGAAACTGTTTAGACCTTccatttaaaacaattatagCTAATCAGTTATAGCTATAGTTAAAAAACCCTGAATTATTATAATCCTAACAATATGGGGGTTTTTATTTTCGTTTAcattttttgaaaatcaaaatagttaTTCAGTCCTTCTAGAATTTGAATGCTCAATAAAACTTGGTTGATGGTCAATGCATTAACCAACAAATTTATGCAAAGCTTCTATATCTTCTTGGTGCATTAATTACATACTTGGTCGATACTCTAACAGTATAGATACTATTGATTAAACAGCTAATGCACTTCAAGGCAAATATCGCTGTTTTAGAAACAAATCTCTTTATTAATTTGAAATGGTTAGTTGATCCGCAAGTTTAGGttcataaatattatgaaaaatattatcttCAGTGCATAATTGTTCTTTAGGAGATGAGTATTCAAAAAACAGATATTTTAGTacctaaaatatgaatctatatattctttaacaataaaatttagGTTTTGCGAGCACCCTGTCTGTATATCTGCTTATAAATAGAACTATTTCCATCTACTTAAAACTCACAACCATTTCAacgaaaaacaaaaataatatgagtTTTCTTATGCCTTTCACGCAGTTGAGTGAAGTGAAGCCTTTTAGATGCGGCTGGAAGGTTCACGTGAAAGTGTTACATAGCTGGAAACAGTACAACTCCGTCTCTGGAAGAACAATTGAAATGATCTATCAGACGAAAATGTAAGTTTTCAATacttcattttaattatttaattcatTGAATATAGTGTAtaatttgtttgcattcatcTTAATGTTAATAACTTTAATGCATTTGTTTATGAACATGAAACAGAGATACAAAATTCATGTTACCTGCAAGAAGGCGTACTTGGAGAGCAAAGGGAGaattgagaacaatctgttGTAAACGTGGCTCTAAACTGACGTAAATTCcgcatacattccattgcccaaagtAATTCTTCTACTTCAGAGTGAAGTGGAGAGAGTGAAACCCTTACATTTCTGGCACCCATTAGACCCGTATATCTTTCCAGTGTGCTATACCATCCCTGTCCTGAGAACATCTTTGTGtccttccaagatccatccaCAAAGCACTATCGTCCTGGTATAGACGGTATTGTCGGGTCTTGTCGATCTGTCGCTTGTGTAATCAATATTTGTGCCTCTGCCCAAAGCCTTGATTCTACTTCCGCAAACTAGAGAGTATCCCTAGAATCCACATCCAAATTGCTAAAAACCTTATTATTTCGAgctttccaaatgtaccatagGATCCATGCGAACTGATGATCTTCCAATTTCGGTGAGACTCTCCAAAATAAATGGTCTATATTTGTGAAAAAGGATGCGGTGGGAAAGACTATTGGATTAGATGGAATTTgagataattctcaaacctgaATCGCTGGAGGACATTCGAAGAACACATGATCAATCGATTCCTCTGGAGCTCCGCACCTATCGCAATGTGTATCCCTTGACAACCCTCTTGCATTTAAGTTCTTCCTCACTGAGATACAACCTGAGACCAGTTGacatgtttttggtttttaattgacATTTGACTTGGTTAATTTGAAAgccaattttcaaaaacaaaaacaaaatgataggaaaaaaatatttttagtcaaaataaaaacatatattatatcaaatgttctgattatataatataaaattccgttggaaaatatttattagattcCATAAAGAATAGAAATAAGAGTTAAAATACATACAAAACTTTCAAAGGTTAAACTATcacaaaaaatacaaacaaaaaaaaatcaattatcacaaaaatatttacatcaatgtaaaataaaataatttcaaactaaaaaatattcaaattttattatgcatactataaatataaattattcataaattcacaaaaatatatagtcaGAATACAACATCCAACGAAATAattgtatacaaaatatttgaaaaattaaaattgtcccgggcgtagcccgggtTAACCCCTAGATTTATACTAAAAACAGTGTTTGTTTCAATGTAGATTTGCATTAAAAACAAAATGCCAACAAAGAGTAGAAGAAGATTTTACAACTTGTACTAAAAGTACATTACAAATAACCAACATGTGAATTGGATAACTAAATAACCTTGTCTCCCCGTTACACTAGGATTTAAACTTACCACCAAAGAGAGGTGGAATCATCATGTGGGAACAGTGTGGTAACCAACATCATCATCTTGATTGAACATCATCACACTTGTAAACAGCACCACCACAAAAAAGGATATAGCAAACATGAGTTTGCTATAGCTcatgctcttcttcttcttcttcttcttcttcttcttactcaTTATCATCTGTGATCGAGGTGTTGTTTCTTCACTATACTTGACAGGGGATGATGATGAGATTGTTTCAGCAGCCTTGGTTGGCGATTGTATTTTGACTTTAGTCTTCTCGCGAGATAGCACTGGACTCTGAATGTCAGAATGATACAAGTCCACATCATCAGGATACTGAAGAGAACTGATTAGCTTCCTTGGTGTGCTATAGATGTTGAAATCTTCAGCATTCATGTTTCTTGAACAACACTGTCTCTGTTGCTTCAAAAAACAAAGTCAGAAACAAGCAAATTAGAACAATAAAGATGGATTTGATAATGATCAAAGTTTCTCACCTGTGGACTAGTAGGAGTTGAGTTCTGCATCTTCCTGTTCCTCAAACTTCCCATTACAAAACCTTCAAACTCATCACTTCCATTCTCACAAGGGACAAGAGGTGAATCAGACACAGTGGTGTCTCCAGAGAACAGACCATCCTTCAAAGAGATATCAACCAGTCCATTAGTTCTCCATAGTTTCCGGTTCACACTCCTTTACAAGAACTACGCGGCGAAGACTCGATAGGAGAATCATATCCACTAAAAGACCCACCAAGAGTCCGCGACTCAGGTGACAAAGACTCATCAGGTGATAAGAATCATATTTGTGAAAGATGTTAACGTGACTTGCAGATATTTGAAATTGCCAGCTAGGAGTACTCTAGCTTAACCAAAGGTGGTCTGAACCAAACCATGGTTGAGTGAAAAGCAACACCAAGGACAACGCGCCAGCAACGGCTCATTCAAAAGGAGGTGATGATTGATGGCGTGTTAAGGTACAGTCATAAAGAAGATTTGGCTGATTGTCCAGCTTGCAAGAGTACTACTCTGTCAAGATGCAGGAGCGTATCTTTCACTAACGGCGGTGACAGAAGACAATGAGTAAGCCCTAGAAGTGTGCATTAGTATATATATGTGCGCTAggctaagagagagagagttgagaGAAATCATAAGTGTATGGTTTGTAAACAGAGCTGAGAGAGAATAGCTTTAGAGTATAAACTTTGTATCTTGCTAGTTCTCTAAGGAAGAAACTGATAGCGTGTGCATTGAGTGCTAGTGAAGGGCATCAGTGTGGACACACGTATCATTTCTTCACTTTGTAAAGCTCTATTCCTGAATATAGAAGATTCCGAGTTACCGACTCGGCCAGACGTAGCTACCCTCGTTAACGGGAGCGAACTGGATAAACTTGCTTGTGTTCTTTActgctttcttttcttctgttcTGTTTTGCGATACTCTGTTTCACGCTTGCTCTGTTCT includes:
- the LOC130499593 gene encoding protein SINE1-like, which encodes MGSLRNRKMQNSTPTSPQRQCCSRNMNAEDFNIYSTPRKLISSLQYPDDVDLYHSDIQSPVLSREKTKVKIQSPTKAAETISSSSPVKYSEETTPRSQMIMSKKKKKKKKKKSMSYSKLMFAISFFVVVLFTSVMMFNQDDDVGYHTVPT